In Shewanella psychrotolerans, the genomic stretch TGCCATTAAATATTCGGGCGAGGGCGCGAGTGTTAAGATTGTGCAGCAAGGAAGACGGGTGCAGATTATCGATGATGGTCCCGGTATTCCAAGTGATGCCACAGACAAGGTTTTCGATCGTTTAGTGCGACTCGATCCGAGCCGGCACAATAAAGGCACAGGATTGGGACTATCGCTAGTGAAAGCGATATTACAGCGTCATAATGCTGCTATTACCTTAGATGATAATCAGCCCGGTTTGTTGGTTACCATTACCTTTTCTTAAATATCGTAGGCCATTATGTATCAAATTATCGCTGATGAATCCGACTTCTTGGTGGTCAACAAGTCTGCCAAAGTGCATTTTCATAGCCAAGACGGTACCGCTGGGGTGATGGCACAATTGGAACTCGATCTGGGTATAAAGCTTTATTCTGTTCACCGACTCGATACCATGACCTCTGGGTTGTTGCTGTTTGCTAAGAGCAGTGAAGCGGCTGCGAGCTTTACTGCTAAGTTTACAGCGCATCAGGTGCAAAAATATTATGTTGCGCTTGCTAAAGGCAAACCGAAGAAGAAGCAGGGCTCTATCATTGGGGACATGGCTAAGTCGCGGCGCAGTATGTATAAACTGCTGCGTAGTAAAGAGAATCCAGCCATCACGCAGTTTTTTTCTCAATCGATTGCCGATGGTCTAAGGCTTTACTTGTTAAAACCCTTAAGTGGCAAGACTCATCAGCTAAGGGTGGCATTAGCCAGTATTGGTGTGCCCATTTTAGGTGACACCCTCTATGGGGGAGAAGCAGCTGACCGCGGCTATCTGCATGCCTATGGGTTGCAGTTTGAGTTAGATGGTCAGCAATTCGAGTTTTGCTGTATGCCATCATCAGGAGCGTTTTTTGTCGACGCGGTGGTAAAAAACCAGTTGCAAACATGGTCTAAGCCTGAGAAGTTAGAGTGGCCAAAGCGAAAATAATCAACAAGGAATGAGCTTAAATGGATACAAATAAACTGTTATTAGTGATTATTGCGATACTACTGCCGCCAGTTGCCGTATTTTTGAAGAGTGGTGTGGGTAAAGACTTGCTGATCAACATCATCTTATGTCTGTTATTCTTTGTGCCAGGTTTACTTCACGCACTATGGGTTGTGACTAAGTCATAGCTAAATAAGATAGAAAAAAGCACAGCCTAGGTTGTGCTTTTTTGTGGCTAATCACTTATGAGTAATTACATTTTTTCGGCCTATCTAATTTCCAAAGGACTAGAGTCTTCGTTTTACATAGGTTAATAGTTGTGCGGGTAGGCCTGTGTAGACACACAAATAGGCGGTTTTGGGGTATACTGGCGTGATGAACAGAAAGAAAAAAATTAATCAAACGCTTAAAGCAAAGGCTAAGAAAGCTAATGCTAAGTTTCATAATACGGGTAAGCCCAAGTATATTTCTAAAGCCGAGCGGGAACGTTTAGCGATAGAAACTGAACATTCAGTTGAAGAGCTCTCTCCACTGAAATCTTAGTTACACCCAATTTCAATTTTTCCATTTACCTAAATAGTGACTTTAATCTTTTCATCGTCTGGCCGACTAACGCAGATTTAAACTGTTTGTGAGCGGGTCGACTTATGGTTTTTAACTCAACTGTTAATTGGCCTTTAATGAGATCAAATGTGACTGTTTTAAGACGTGGGCTCAGTGCCAATTGAGCAAGCGTGAATGGGCTAATCGCTATAGATTATTTCTAATTGTTAGTGATATTGCCAATAGAGGAGTTTCATGAATACTGTATATGCCATCGGGGAGCTTGAGTCTTTCTTAGTCGCGATTTTAGTACTATTTATTGGCCATACGGTCAATCGCCATGTGACCGCTTTCAAGAAATATAATATCCCTGAACCCATAGTGGGCGGCTTGATTATCGCGTCTGTGATCACCCTGTTGCACTTTAATCAGATCTCATTAGAGTTCACCTTGTCGATGCAAAACACCCTGATGCTGATGTTCTTCGCCACGGTCGGGTTAGCCGCAAGCTATAAACTGTTGATGAAAGGAGGCAGTAAGGTCTTTTTGTTCTTAGGAATCGCCTCCCTTTACATCGTGATTCAAAATGCAGTTGGGGTCAGTATCGCTACGGCGTTAGGCTTAGAGCCTTTGATGGGGCTGATTGCAGGTTCGATAACGCTATCGGGTGGCCATGGCACTGGGGCTGCGTGGGCGCAAACGTTTTCTGAGGATTATGGGATCAATACCCTTGAGCTTGCAATGGCTGCCGCGACCTTTGGTTTGGTCATGGGGGGGATTATCGGCGGTCCTGTCGCTCAAAGGTTGATTCACAAAAATGGTCTCGTTTCCTCCTATGGTATTGGGGGGAACCATCATAAAGATCACCCAGATCTGGTGACTTATGACCAGCTGGAGGAAGATCGCGTCACGGCTAAGAGTATTCTTGAAGTGATGTTTATTTTGTTGCTTTGTGTTGCCGGAGCCAAATGGTTTGGTTCTCTCATTGCCTATTTTGATATCGGCTGGTTAAAGATGCCAGACTTTGTCTATGCGCTGTTTTTTGGTGTGATGATCGCCAATATCACCGAGCTTTCCCGTGGCTATAAGATCAACAGTGAGAGTGTCGATGTATTGGGTACGGTATCCTTGTCGCTGTTTCTGGCGATGGCACTGATGAATCTCAAGTTGTGGGAAATCTTTGACTTAGCAATACCGCTATTGATTATCTTACTGGTACAAACTGTGGTGTTAGGTTTGTTTGCCTATTTTGTTACGTTCAGATTGATGGGGTCGAATTACGATGCTGCAGTTATCGCTGGTGGCCATTGTGGCTTCGGAATGGGGGCTACGCCTACAGCGGTGATGAATATGGGGGCTTTGGTGTCGAGAACGGGGCCATCACCACAGGCGTTTATGGTTGTTCCTATCGTCGGGGCTTTCTTTATTGATATAGTCAATGCCATTATTTTGCAGGGATACTTAAGCATTATCGCCTAGTTATACCAATTAGTATTAGCTTGAAGCATAAAAAACGGCCGTTAATATCGATTGGTATTAGCTGCCGTTTTGGTTTTATTTAGGTATTAATCCATCAAGAGTCATGAGGTGATTAATGCAACGCTGGGATGAAATAGAGGCTATTGCTGTAAATTTTATCTGAACCGAGCCAAATGTTTCTAAAGAGCAGGTTATCGGTAAGGGCAACGATAGCGCCTTTGCCATGATGTTCAACGATAATGGCGGGTGTTTGACTTAGACTACGTTGGTATTCTTTTGCAAGGTAGCCGTCGAGCAGAGGTTCATCTGCATAGGTTGCTGCAGTAATAAACGGTGTTGTAGTTTTAAGTAGCCCTATTGCTTTATTCTTCAGCACAGGAAGCTGCTTTGATTCAATGCCAAAGGTTATCGGGTGAGTTGGGTCGAGATTTAGAGCAACAATTGCGCCGCCAATTGCTTGTCTTGCATTCAACTTACTTTTATCCGCAAAAGACATCCCTTCGGTAGCAAATAGTTGGCTGAAGAAGCGAGCACTTCTCACATCACTCTTCAGTACATTCCCTCTGCTTAACCATTCTAAAGCGCCTTTTTGGGCGATGATAACTCCCCCATTTTTGACGAACTGACCTAGTTTTCTCGCATAGATATCATCAAGGTTTCTATAGCTACCATCGGCTAGAAAAAGATGGCTATATTCCTCTAACGGTAAACTAGGTAAGCGTGAGATATCCACTTGTGTTAACGGCACACCTAAGCGATTATCCATGAAATACCAAAGTTCACCCACCTCGGGTGCCGAGGTGCCATTTCCGGTAATGATCAATGGCTTTATTGGCGCAATGCCATGAAAGTCGGCACTTCCTAGATCAATGCCTGTTGCTGAACGGCTACTAGGGGCATTATAGAATGTGACCCGATAGCTATTAGCGAGTGAAGAGATAAGGGCTGTTAGCTCATTAGATGACATCTTTTGCTTACCTAATGGGATTTGCAAAGTGCCTGCTGCAAATGGAGTAACCTGCTTACCCGTGTTGATGCTAAAGGGGCTTGCGGCAAATTTTACTTTAACACCCGCCGTTAATAACTTCTGCAACATGGGCGCGGCATTTTGCTGGCGCCAATCAATCAGCAGCGCCACACTGTTCAGATCAATGGTTGCTGGCGTAAAGTTCGGGGCGGTTGTGAGTAAATCATCAACATTTAAGCTAACATCGCGAGCCAGCGCTAGATTATAGGAGTAAGCCAGGTTCCATGTTGAAACATCGTAGAAGGTGGCATCTTCAAATTCTGTGCGCTGATCAAACATTGCCAGCAACAGACTTTTTTGTGGTTGATTAATTGGGATAAACAGGCTGTCTCGTTGCTCGTATCTATGCTTGCCCTGCTTGATGTTGCCATTAAGATAAAAGAAAAGAATGTGGTGCTGCTGCAATAAATTGGCAAGATCATCTCGACGACCAGGATCATCACTGGCGCTAACTAATATTCCTGCTTCTCGCCCTGAGGGTTGATGTTTGTCTTTTCGTTGGTAGAACCGAGTTTGGTACTCTTTTAACTCTTTTTGGAGCGCAAAAGCGCCTTTCAAACTCGAATAGGAGGTGGCAACTTGGTTGGCGATAGCGTCTGCCAAAACAAGCGTGCCGTTATCGGAATCTTGAATCTGACCGCGAACACTGGCCTGTTCAAACAGTACGCCCACAGAGCCATTGATGTCTGGATAGCTTGAGCCTTTGCCATAGTAAAAATCATCAAACATTTGCTTGCTGAAATAGGGTTGCTTACGCGCATCGAGCGCTTTAGCGTGATAGGTCGCGAGTTTATTGGTTAGCTCTTGATTTTCAGTTGGCGTAAGTGGGTGAGTTCGGCTCGGTACACCAGGTTGGAAGAAGTAGCTCTTATTGTGTCCCATTTCGTGGAAGTCGCCAACGTAATGAGGGTTCCATTTGTGAAATAGTGCTATACGTCCCTGCGATTCTGGATGCCTTAGAAATAGCCAGTCGCGATTGAGATCTGCAAAATAGTGGTTACGGCGGCCTGCTGGCCAGTTTTGCTTATGTTCGTTGTGGTTAGGATCGCTAACTTTAACCTTACCTGTGTAATTGTTGGTCCAAGTTGAAAAGCGGTCAAAGCCATCGGGATTTTGTGTTGGGGTGATTAAAACGACAGTGTTATCGAGTAACTCTTGTATCCAGGGGTCTTGGCTTCTGCTGAGTTGATAGCTGACTTCTAATGCGGCGTGAGCCCCGCTTGCTTCATCTCCATGGATTGAATAAGCCAACCAAATGATCAGCGGCCCCGTTTGCTTATTCCCCGCTTTCACGAGAGAACGGTCAGCAAGTATTCGACCTAAATTAGCTTGGTTTTTGGGGGAGGTGATGACCGCTGTTAGTTGCTCTCTTGCTTCATGGCTCATGCCCGTTGCTTCGAGGCTGACTCTTGGACTTTGCTGTGCCAATTGTTTGAGGTAGAAGTTAATTTGATCGTGGCGTAGATGCCATTTACCAAGAGGGTAACCTAAAAACTGCTCAGGAGACTCGATATTCGGTGCTGAGGCTCTTGCAGGTAAGACGCTGACCACGCTTTGATTATCTGAGGCAAAGCAGTAAGAAAAAGAGGTGATGGCCAGTATAGAAATGCACAGTCGCAGCATGATATTTTTATTTAATTATTGTATATAAAGGCTAAATTAACAGTTCGTTAACCCAGTTACCATATTATTTAATGGGTTTGCGCTTTACTTTTTAAGTAAAAATTTTTCGAGTAATCGCCATAAGGGCTACAAAGCTTATCGCAGTCAGAGTATCATAGCGCTAATTCTTACTAAATCACTCGGGTTTAACCTGACGGAGCATATCTTAATGATCACCATTTCCGATGCAGCTCAGGCACATTTTGTAAAGCTACTTGCTGATCAGCCTGAAGGAACTCATATTCGCGTTTTTGTTATCAGCCCTGGCACGCCTTCTGCTGAGTGCGGTGTTTCTTATTGTCCACCAGATGCAGTTGAAGCCGATGATATCGAGCTTGAGTTTAATGGTTTTCATGCCATGATCGACGAAAAAAGCGCTCCTTTCTTGGAAGATGCAACCATTGATTTTGTAACCGATCAGCTTGGTTCGCAGCTTACTTTGAAGGCACCGAACGCAAAAATGCGTAAAGTCGATAACGACGCACCTTTGAAAGAGCGTATCGAATATGTCATTCAATCTGAAATCAACCCACAACTAGCCAGCCATGGCGGCAACATCATGCTCGTTGAAATCGACGCTGAAGGTGTTGCAGTTCTGCAGTTTGGTGGTGGTTGTAACGGTTGTTCAATGGTTGATGTAACACTAAAAGATGGTATTGAGAAGCAGCTTCTTGATATGTTCCCAGGCGAATTGAGCGGTGTGAGAGATGTGACCGATCATGAACATGGCGATCACTCATATCAATAATGCAGATATGAGTGGTATTAATCAGTATTAAAACGGGATGACTTAGGTCATCCCGTTTTGTTTGCAACTAACTTAGCTTTACCTTTACCTTTAGTCTGTAATGATAATGACATGCCAAGGTTAGACTTCGCGCGACCATAAACAGACTCATTGCCGCCCAAAGAGCGTGATTACCAGACGATTGTAGTAGTATCCAGGCGGGGAAAAATACGCCGAATGTTGCAACAATCATGCTGTTACGCATGATTTTCCCTTCTGCTGCACCAATATAAACCCCGTCAAATAAGTATGAACCAAAGGCCAATAGTGGCATGAATACCACCCAAATAAGGTACTGCTCGGCGACCTGTTGCACTACTTCTAGGCTGGTAAGTAACGTGATGATCTGACTACCAAAAAGGCTAAAAAACAGCATGAATAAGATGGCGGATATTGCCGACCACAATGTTGCTAAGGTCACCGATTCAGTCATTCGCTGGCGATTGTTCTCGCCAAAGGCTCGGCCAACCTCAGCCTCTGCGTAGTAGGCGATGCCATCTAATGCATAGGAGATGAGCAATAACAAATTAAGCAATACGGCATTAGCGGCAACGGTATTATCACCTAGGCTCGCGCCTTCAAATGTCATAAAGGCGAAGGCCAGTTGCAGGCACAGACTTCTAATGAAAATGTCACGATTTAAGCCAAGCAGTTTTTTATAGCTTGTTAAAGTAAGTTGGCGACACAGGTTGATAAAGTCAAAACCTCCTTGTTTAGCTAACTCTCGGTAGACCATGCTTGCAGCGACAATAAAACCAATAATATCGGCGATAACCGATGCCAATGCCGCTCCTTGAACGCCCCATTTAAAACCGATAACAAATAGTAGGTCTAGGATAATATTGGTCATATTGGCCGCGATTAATTGCCACATTGCGGCTTTAGGTTGCTGCCGACCTAGTAGCCAGCCGAGCAGGGCGAGGTTAAGTAGTGCAAATGGAGTAGACCAGATCCTGACTTTAAAATAGAGTTGGCTATAATACAGTACTTCGGTGCTTGCATCAGACAGGGCCGTAGCGAAGCTGATGATAGGGGATTGAAATACAATTGCACTGGTACCGAGGAGTATAGCTAGGCTGGCCGATTGCAGTAAAAGTCTGTATTGCCCTTGGATATCTCTAGCGCCATAGGCCTGAGCGACGAGACCGGTCGTCGACATACGTAAGAACCCCAGAAGCCATAAGATAAGCGTGATTATCGTTGACCCGACAGCCACACCTCCTAAATAATAGGCGTTACTTAAATGTCCAATTACAGCGGTATCCACTAAGCCTAAAAGTGGCACCGTAATGTTTGATAAGATCATCGGTAAAGCAAGCGCTATTAACTGCCTGTTTTTCTGTTTATCCAACAGTAAATTAAGTGGTGACATAGACTCTCAGAGGTTATTTTTTATGTTAAAAAGCGTTTTACTTATACTGATGTTCTTTATGAGCTTATCTGCTCATGCCGTGGTGATTTTACAATATCATCATGTCTCTGAAGATACACCAAGCGTTACCAGCGTCACTCCAGCACAATTTCGACAACAGATGGCGTTCCTAAGTGACAATGGATTTAAGGTTAAGCCGCTTTCTGAAGTCGTTGAGAGCATCAAACAGGGACAAGATCTTGCGGATAAGACCGTTGCCATCACCTTTGATGACGGCTATCAAAACATTGCCGATAACGCCCACCCTATTTTAAAGGAATATGGTTTTCCTTATGCCATTTTTATTGCTGTTGAGCCGATTGAGCAGAAATATCGCGATGTCATGAGTTGGGACACGCTGAATCGTTTGAGTCGCGAGGGTGCCGAATTGGCAAATCATAGCTGGGGCCATGAACATCTGATTCGTCACGACATCAATGAAACCCAAGATGAATGGTTAACGCGCATCGAAGATAACTTGCTTTCAACCGAGGCTGAAATTTTGGCTAAAACGGGGCAGCATCTAAAAATGCTAGCGTACCCTTATGGTGAGTACAATCTGCAGTTGGAGGCACTGCTTAAACGTCATGGCTTTGTCGGTTTTGGGCAGCAATCGGGCGCGGCCGGAAAATACTCATCCCTTACTGCGCTACCGCGGTTTCCTGTTGCTGGTGTTTATGCCGAGCTTTCTAGTTTACAAGCCAAGCTATACAGCCTTAACATGCCTGTATTGGCCCTCGAGCCTGCCAATACCCAATTATCCATGGGGAATTGGCGCCCAGAGTTGAAAATCACCTTGGATATGAGTGATATCTATCCACACCAGCTAATGTGTTTTGTGCAGGGACAGGGGGCGGTTAAGCCTCTGTGGACCAGCGAAAATGAGTTTACTGTGCGGGCCGCATTAGATTTGCCTGCAGGTCGCTCTCGTTATAATTGCACCGCACCCAGTAAAGCAACGGGTCGCTATTATTGGTTTTCTCAAGCGTGGGTAAGGCCTAAAAATGACGGGACTTGGGTAGAAGAGTAAGCCTGATTTGACCAAAGCCTAGGTTGGTGCTCCGTGGAGCGCTTATGATTTAGGTCGTTTAGGCTTTAACTGAGGACTTTGCGGTGTTTAATAATTGTATTAAACGTCCTGATATTTTATCTAAGTGTAAGTTTTCATGCTGAGCATTCAGCTCCGCCGCGGCTCCGGGCATTCCCCAAACTACAGAGCTTGCCTGATCTTGAATTAGATTATAGCCGCCCATTTTTTTCAAGTTAAGTAGTCCTGCAGCCCCATCTTTACCCATCCCCGTCAGTAATATGCCAATTGCTCTTTGACCAATACATTCAGCGACACTATTAAATAACACGTCAACAGAAGGTTTGTGACGGTTAACTGGGTCGGTCTCGAGTAGTTTGGTGTATAGCTTGCCGCCTCGTTGCTCGACAATAAGGTGCGCATTACCCGGTGCAAGGTATGCGGTGCCCACCTCTAAGGTTTCTCCCCCTTGCGCTTCGATAACATTAATTGCCGCATGGCTATTGAGACGCTTGGCAAACGAAAGGCTGAACGCTGCGGGAATATGCTGGGCAATCACGATTGGTGGTGTATTGGCGGGTAATTGCGTAATGACTCGTTGAATGGCTTCGGTGCCACCAGTAGATGCTCCGATGGCGATAACTTTATCTGTCTTGAGCGATAGATGTGCCTGGGCTGGTTTTATTTGCGGCGCTTTAGTCGTTGCTTTGACATGACTCTTGTTTGCAACTCTGATCTTAGCTATTAACTCATCTTTATATTCTAAAAGTGTATTGGTGAGATCAGCTTTGGGTTTAGAAATAAAATCGATAGCCCCTAATGCCAATGCTTCAAGTGTCACCTCTGCGCCTTTGTGGGTTAAGGTTGATACCATAATTACAGGCATCGGTCGTAATTTCATTAAGTTACGTAGAAAGGCGATGCCATCCATTTTTGGCATCTCGATGTCGAGAGTCAACACATCGGGGTTGTGTTGCTTGATCAAGGTTCGGGCTTCGTAGGGATCTTCTGCCGTTGCGATCACATTGATATCGGGCGCATCGTTTAGCATGTGGCTGAGCAGTTGTCTCACCAATGGTGAATCATCAATTACTAGCACTTTAATCATCGAGTCCACCCATTATTACGATTCTCATTGGCACCACCTTTATATAATTGAAGTTCGTCGCTGAGCATTAAGATAGATAGGTTGATAAATCGTCTGGCCAATCAATGTGAAGTCTTGGGATATATTGTGTAGGGTTTCTGAGTGTCCGATAAATAGGTGTCCATCGTCGGACAGCAGTTGTCTAAACTTCTCTATTATTTTTGCTTTGGTTGGATTATCAAAATAGATCAGCACATTACGACAAAAAATAAGATCGAATGACCCCTTCATTGGCCAGTCGCCAAGTAGGTTTAGCTGCTTAAAATGCACCAGCTTTTTGCACTGTTCGACAATGGACGCAGAATTTTCTCTAGGGTTAATTTCAAAGCATTCTTTTTGTAGGCGGATTGGTAAATTGGCTATGCTGTCAATATTGTAACGCCCAGTATTGGCTTTGTTTAATACGTTTGTGTCTAGGTCGGTTGCCAGTATTTTCAAGTCCCAATTTGGGGGAGGGAAATGTTGAGCGAGCGTCATTGCGATGCTGTAGGGCTCCTCTCCTGAAGAGCATGCGGACGACCATACTCTTAGGCGGCGATGGCTCTTTCTTTTCCATAATGGCACTAGGTGTTGCTCTAGATAATCGAAGTGGTGCTGCTCTCTGAAAAAGGCGGTTAAGTTGGTTGTTAGTGCATTGATGAAGTTAATCATTTCTTCAGGATGCTGCTGAATGAAGGCGCAGTATTGGCTAAAGTTACTAAATTTAAGTTGGCGCACTCGGCGGCTGAGTCGCGAGTACACCATATGTTGTTTCCTTTCCGGAAGGACAATACCCGACTCCTGATATGCAAGATTGCGAATAAATTCGAAATCTTGCATGGTCATTGGAAATTCCTTTTGGTTACCCTTGTCCAATATAGCCTCCTAGTTGAAGCGATTTCTATTTGTCGAATTAGGCTAGCATCGCTAACTAAAGCGCCTTAATGCAGAGGGGTATATTTCATTAAAATTCAGTCCACTCTTCATCGCTAATTTTCAATTTTCCATGGCTATCGCCTGCAACTAAGGCTAGCGGTGCGGTGGTGATACCTGAGTGACTGAGCTCTTTGGTTTGGAAGAACTCCAATTGAGCTTTCATGTTTCTTGCCTGCTCTGCCATAGCATCACCTGCCGCTGAAACCTGTTCGACTAAGGCTGCATTTTGTTGAGTCATTTCATCCATTTGAGACACAGCCTTATTAACCTCTTGGATGCCAGAAGATTGTTGATCGGAAGCGATGCTAATTTGACTAATCATATCGGCTACTTTCGTTACCGCTTGGACGATATCGGCTAAGGTTTCACCCGATTGATTCACCAAATTTGTACCGTCGGTGACTTTGTTTACGCTATCTCTAATCAACTCTTTAATCTCTTTTGCCGCTCCCGCACTGCGTTGTGCTAGGTTTCTCACTTCGCCAGCAACAACAGCGAAGCCTCTGCCTTGTTCACCTGCTCGAGCGGCTTCAACTGCAGCGTTAAGAGCGAGAAGATTGGTTTGAAATGCTATTTCATCAATAACACCTATGATATCGGCGATGCGTTTACTGGAATCATTTATCGCCTCCATCGCCGTAACGGCTTGCTCAACGACTTTGCCCCCATGCTCGGCTTTGGTATTTGCCTCTTGTGCGAGTTCATTTGCGATGGTGGCATTTTGTGCACTTTGGGTTACGGTGGCTGTCATCTGTTCCATGCTTGATGCAGTTTGTTCGAGTGAGGCCGCTTGTTCCTCGGTACGCTGACTGAGATCGGCGTTGCCTTGAGCTATCTCTTCTGCACCAGAGGTTACGGTATTGGCCGATTGATTTATGCCACCGAGCACTTCGGTCAGTTTTGATACTGTCGCATTTGCATCCTGTTGTAACTTGCCAAATTGGCCATGATATTCACCATTAATCTGTCTGGTGAGATCACCGCAGGCGAGGCCATCGAACATGTTAACGACATCACCAATAACGTTATCGGCAATGCCCACTAAGCGGTTGAGCCCATTAGATAGATTGAGGAAAAAGCCTTCTTTGCCCTCTGTGCTAATGCGTCCTGATAGATCACCCGTAGTCGCGGCGGAGATAATTGAATCAATCTCTTGTTCTATGGCGACTTCGGCAGTTCTATCGGCCCATTCCACAACGGTTCCTATACTCTTACCATTGTCGTCGGTAATGGGGTTAGCCACTACTTGGAATGTTCTGCCGCCCACTTTTAGTTGGCTGGTGTAGGTCGAGGAAAGAGAGCCTAATAGGTTACGCTGGTGACTTGGTTTTTTATGGAATCTATCGATATTGACGCCAATGAGATTGTTGGCATCGAAGTCTGGTAAATCTTTAACAATATCCTGCTGTGCATGTTTGAACATATTACTTACCGCAGTATTCATGTAGATGATGTTCAGGTCTGCATCGGCAACCATCGTATTTGATGAGACATTATCTAACGCTTGTCTGATCCGCGCATTCTCTGCAGCGAGTTGTCGTTCTTTAGCTTCTTGTGCCAGTTTGGCTGTAACATCTTGCCATTCGACAACGGTGCCTGTACGTGTGCCATTTTCAAAAACAGGTGTCGCGATTAAGGTAAAGTCTAATCCTGCTACGTTGATGCTAGCGTTGTAGCTGGTTGTTAGCATGTCGAGCATTTTGCGTTGATGAGATGGATCTTTATGGAAAATGTCGATATTGCTGCCAATTAATGTGGCGGTGGCAAATTTTGGAAGGCTTTGCTGTAAGGTCGATTCGTTTTCTTTGAGCATCTCGAAAACGGAGTCATTAAGGTAAATGATGTCGTAGTTTGCGTCGGCAACCATTACGTTAGCCTTACATACATCGAGAGCTTGTTTAATGCGGCTGTTCTCTTCTGCGAGTTGTTGCTCGATAACTTCTTTGGCGAGTTGTTCGGTTTTATCTTCCCACTCGACTACAGTGGCTATTCGTTGCTGGTTATCATCAAATACGGGTGAGGCAATAAGTGAAAATGTACGAGTTCCCACACTGATTAGTGCCGAGTGTGGCTGCTTTAAATTGGCGATGAGCTGTTGTTGATGAGAGGGATGCTTATGGAAAATATCCATATTGGTTCCCACTAAATCTTTTACATTAAAAGAAGAGAATGCTTGCCTTATATCCTCTTCAGCGTCTTGTAATGTTTTTCGTAGTGATTGATTAAAGAAGGTAATATTGCCTTGAGGATCGGCGAGCATGACATTTGCTTGGCATATCTCTAGTGCTTGGGCTGGCGCCTTATTGGTGCTGTTGGTTTGCCAAAGCTCGGTTAATGCTTCGGTTAATTGACTCCAATGAGGGAGATCAATATGTGAAAACGACGGGGGCGTTTTCGCCTCGACAGCGGTAAGGAGTTCGCTGAATCCTTGTTGAAAACGACGTTTGATCTGACTCTCTTTTTGAATCCCTACAGCAATAAATGCTATCGCGATCAATTGAGTTGCGCCAATCCATAAGGAGGGTTGTTGTGTGAATGCCAAGCCTGCAGCCAGCACGCTGAGCATCAGTCCGATAATTGGCATGCTGTTAGTTTTGAGATTACTCGAGTTCATAGCATCCATCCTTTGGTCCTCTTTAAGCAG encodes the following:
- a CDS encoding methyl-accepting chemotaxis protein, with translation MDAMNSSNLKTNSMPIIGLMLSVLAAGLAFTQQPSLWIGATQLIAIAFIAVGIQKESQIKRRFQQGFSELLTAVEAKTPPSFSHIDLPHWSQLTEALTELWQTNSTNKAPAQALEICQANVMLADPQGNITFFNQSLRKTLQDAEEDIRQAFSSFNVKDLVGTNMDIFHKHPSHQQQLIANLKQPHSALISVGTRTFSLIASPVFDDNQQRIATVVEWEDKTEQLAKEVIEQQLAEENSRIKQALDVCKANVMVADANYDIIYLNDSVFEMLKENESTLQQSLPKFATATLIGSNIDIFHKDPSHQRKMLDMLTTSYNASINVAGLDFTLIATPVFENGTRTGTVVEWQDVTAKLAQEAKERQLAAENARIRQALDNVSSNTMVADADLNIIYMNTAVSNMFKHAQQDIVKDLPDFDANNLIGVNIDRFHKKPSHQRNLLGSLSSTYTSQLKVGGRTFQVVANPITDDNGKSIGTVVEWADRTAEVAIEQEIDSIISAATTGDLSGRISTEGKEGFFLNLSNGLNRLVGIADNVIGDVVNMFDGLACGDLTRQINGEYHGQFGKLQQDANATVSKLTEVLGGINQSANTVTSGAEEIAQGNADLSQRTEEQAASLEQTASSMEQMTATVTQSAQNATIANELAQEANTKAEHGGKVVEQAVTAMEAINDSSKRIADIIGVIDEIAFQTNLLALNAAVEAARAGEQGRGFAVVAGEVRNLAQRSAGAAKEIKELIRDSVNKVTDGTNLVNQSGETLADIVQAVTKVADMISQISIASDQQSSGIQEVNKAVSQMDEMTQQNAALVEQVSAAGDAMAEQARNMKAQLEFFQTKELSHSGITTAPLALVAGDSHGKLKISDEEWTEF